The following coding sequences are from one SAR86 cluster bacterium window:
- the truA gene encoding tRNA pseudouridine(38-40) synthase TruA — MEVDRYAAGVEYFGKNYKGWQIQKSTNETVQAKVEEALTKIADIKINSICAGRTDSGVNALSQVIHFDSQQKRTLKAWKDGANSILPDDIKIIWVKRVSNEFHARFSAVKRTYKYFILNDDSTSIFYKNKTTLVKDKINLENMKEASKFLIGEKDFSSFRSSGCQSKTPIREIFEINFTKKKKLISIEISANAFLLNMVRIIIGTLLDFGLNDKDPKKMKSIIESRDRNLSGKTLAASGLYFIGPEYPSEFKIKKPPVKHSVLPS, encoded by the coding sequence ATGGAAGTTGATAGATACGCCGCGGGAGTAGAGTATTTTGGTAAAAACTATAAAGGCTGGCAGATTCAAAAATCAACAAATGAAACAGTCCAAGCTAAAGTTGAGGAAGCTTTAACAAAGATAGCTGATATAAAAATAAACTCAATTTGTGCGGGGAGAACTGATTCAGGAGTCAATGCACTTTCGCAAGTTATCCATTTTGATTCTCAGCAAAAAAGAACTTTGAAAGCTTGGAAAGACGGAGCAAATTCCATATTGCCTGACGATATAAAAATAATTTGGGTCAAGCGGGTATCAAATGAATTTCATGCAAGATTTTCAGCCGTTAAAAGAACTTACAAATACTTCATTCTTAATGATGACAGTACATCCATATTTTATAAAAATAAAACTACTTTGGTTAAAGATAAAATAAACCTTGAGAATATGAAGGAGGCTTCAAAATTTTTAATAGGTGAAAAAGATTTTTCGAGTTTTAGGTCCTCTGGTTGTCAATCAAAAACACCAATTAGGGAAATATTCGAGATAAATTTCACAAAAAAGAAAAAATTAATATCAATTGAAATCTCAGCAAATGCTTTTTTATTAAATATGGTGAGAATTATTATTGGAACATTACTTGATTTTGGACTGAATGATAAAGACCCAAAAAAGATGAAAAGTATTATTGAAAGTCGCGACAGAAATCTCTCTGGCAAAACTTTAGCTGCTAGCGGTTTATACTTTATTGGTCCTGAGTATCCAAGTGAGTTTAAGATTAAAAAACCTCCTGTAAAACATTCAGTCCTGCCAAGTTAA
- the purF gene encoding amidophosphoribosyltransferase: MCGIIGIISEEEVSSSIYESLTVIQHRGQDAAGMATLEDGKLHVRKQIGLVREVFRAQHIQNLKGKIGIGHVRYPTAGGVTREFSQPLYVNSPYGISICHNGNLVNSKELTQELYENDLRHLNTDSDSEVILNIFANEMQKINSQSPSPEEIFSAVEKMHLRLKGAYSVVLMISGVGLLAIRDPNGIRPLMMGKKENDLLGKTDYMFASESPALDALDFEILGDLKPAEAVFVSLEGKMSRKICHNSPQHSPCIFEYVYLARPDAVIEEISVLKSRLRMGQKLGKKINSVHPNSKIDAVIPIPESSTSSAIEVAKYLGVNYREGFVKNRYIGRTFIMPKQDMRKKSVRRKLNPIPFEFKDKNILLIDDSIVRGTTSKEIVEMARDAGAKKVFFASAAPPIRFQNVYGIDMAATEELIAHQRNEEQIADFIGADWLVYQDLHDLIECAVAGNKKISSFETSIFDGNYVCGSVTKEYLTSLEIERKDSNKAF, from the coding sequence ATGTGTGGAATAATAGGAATTATTTCTGAAGAGGAGGTTTCTTCTTCTATTTACGAATCTTTAACAGTTATTCAACATCGTGGGCAAGATGCCGCTGGTATGGCCACTTTAGAAGACGGTAAGCTTCATGTTAGAAAACAAATAGGTTTGGTTAGAGAAGTTTTCAGAGCCCAACATATTCAAAATTTAAAGGGGAAAATTGGAATTGGACATGTAAGATATCCAACCGCAGGGGGAGTGACTAGAGAGTTTTCACAGCCGCTTTACGTAAATTCACCATATGGAATTAGCATTTGCCATAATGGTAATTTAGTAAATTCAAAAGAGCTTACCCAGGAACTTTATGAAAATGATCTCAGGCATTTAAATACTGATTCAGATTCTGAGGTAATTTTGAATATTTTTGCTAATGAAATGCAAAAAATTAATTCACAGTCACCTTCGCCGGAAGAAATATTTTCTGCTGTGGAAAAAATGCATTTACGTTTAAAAGGTGCATATTCGGTAGTATTAATGATTAGCGGCGTCGGACTTCTTGCTATTAGGGATCCCAATGGAATAAGACCTTTAATGATGGGAAAAAAAGAAAACGACTTGCTAGGCAAAACGGATTATATGTTTGCTTCAGAAAGCCCCGCATTGGATGCTTTAGATTTTGAAATTCTAGGTGATCTCAAACCTGCAGAGGCAGTATTTGTTTCTTTGGAGGGAAAGATGAGCAGAAAAATTTGTCATAACTCTCCCCAACATTCTCCATGCATATTTGAATATGTATACCTAGCAAGACCTGATGCAGTGATCGAAGAAATTTCAGTATTGAAATCAAGGCTAAGAATGGGTCAAAAGCTGGGAAAAAAAATTAATTCAGTTCATCCTAACTCAAAGATCGACGCTGTAATTCCCATTCCTGAAAGCAGTACTTCTTCTGCAATTGAAGTTGCGAAATATCTCGGTGTTAATTATCGTGAAGGATTTGTTAAGAATAGATACATAGGTAGGACCTTCATAATGCCTAAACAAGATATGCGAAAAAAATCAGTTCGCAGGAAGTTAAACCCAATTCCTTTTGAATTTAAAGATAAAAATATACTTTTGATCGACGATTCAATAGTTAGAGGCACCACAAGCAAAGAAATTGTTGAAATGGCAAGAGACGCAGGAGCTAAGAAAGTCTTTTTCGCTTCTGCTGCGCCTCCAATAAGATTTCAAAACGTTTATGGAATTGATATGGCCGCAACAGAAGAGTTAATAGCTCATCAGAGAAATGAAGAACAAATAGCAGATTTCATAGGAGCAGATTGGTTGGTTTATCAAGATTTACATGACTTAATTGAATGCGCGGTTGCTGGAAATAAAAAAATTTCAAGTTTTGAAACTTCAATCTTTGATGGGAATTATGTTTGTGGTTCTGTAACTAAAGAGTACTTAACTAGTCTTGAAATAGAAAGAAAAGATTCAAATAAAGCTTTCTAG
- the trpB gene encoding tryptophan synthase subunit beta, with product MKDKDNYSFPDSAGRFGEYGGKYVSETLMAALEQLENTYETLKDDENFKKEINEDLNNFVGRPSPLYFAKRWTEQLSGAQIYLKREDLNHTGAHKINNTVGQVLLAKHMGKKRIIAETGAGQHGVATAAVAARHGLECIIFMGEEDIERQSPNVYRMKLLGAEVFPVTSGTKTLKDAMNEAMRDWVTNVDDTHYIIGSVAGPHPYPKIVRDFNSIVGVELKEQSRNLFGRYPDKIIACVGGGSNAMGIFYPFLKDNSVDLIGVEAGGSGIESGEHAAPLSDGSIGVLHGMKTYLMQDKSGQILSTKSVSAGLDYPGVGPEHSYLKDSGRVEYDSATDEEALDSFHELTKTEGIMPALETAHALAHAKKIAPKMSKDEIIVVNLSGRGDKDMANVAKVEGLTL from the coding sequence ATGAAAGATAAAGACAACTATAGCTTTCCAGATTCCGCAGGAAGATTCGGTGAATACGGAGGTAAATATGTTTCAGAAACTCTAATGGCAGCCTTAGAGCAACTTGAAAATACATACGAAACTTTAAAAGATGACGAGAATTTTAAAAAAGAGATTAATGAAGATTTAAATAATTTTGTTGGAAGACCTTCCCCATTGTATTTTGCAAAAAGATGGACAGAACAATTATCTGGTGCCCAGATTTATCTTAAAAGGGAAGACTTGAACCATACGGGTGCTCACAAGATAAATAACACTGTAGGTCAGGTTTTGCTTGCGAAACATATGGGTAAAAAAAGGATCATAGCTGAAACTGGAGCGGGACAGCATGGAGTAGCAACAGCTGCAGTAGCTGCAAGGCACGGCTTGGAATGTATTATATTTATGGGAGAAGAAGACATTGAAAGACAATCTCCAAATGTTTATCGAATGAAACTTTTAGGAGCCGAAGTATTTCCTGTTACTTCTGGAACAAAAACTCTTAAAGACGCAATGAATGAAGCTATGAGGGATTGGGTAACAAATGTCGATGACACTCATTATATAATTGGTAGCGTTGCAGGACCTCACCCTTATCCAAAAATTGTTAGAGATTTTAATTCTATTGTAGGAGTTGAACTAAAAGAACAATCGCGAAATCTTTTTGGCAGATATCCCGACAAAATCATTGCTTGTGTAGGCGGTGGTTCAAACGCAATGGGTATTTTTTATCCGTTTTTAAAAGATAATTCTGTTGATTTAATAGGAGTTGAAGCCGGTGGTTCAGGAATTGAATCTGGAGAACATGCTGCTCCTTTAAGCGATGGAAGTATAGGAGTTTTGCATGGGATGAAGACATATCTTATGCAGGATAAGTCTGGACAAATCTTATCCACTAAATCTGTTTCGGCTGGCTTAGATTATCCTGGAGTGGGCCCAGAACACTCTTATCTAAAAGATTCTGGAAGAGTTGAATATGATTCTGCGACTGATGAAGAAGCTTTAGATAGTTTTCATGAGCTTACAAAGACGGAAGGGATTATGCCAGCTTTAGAAACTGCTCATGCCTTAGCTCACGCGAAAAAGATTGCTCCAAAAATGTCAAAAGACGAGATAATTGTCGTCAATCTCTCAGGGCGTGGAGACAAAGACATGGCAAATGTAGCAAAGGTTGAAGGCCTTACTCTATGA
- a CDS encoding DUF1289 domain-containing protein, which translates to MSEDSSVRTRTPCVGICSTTYGDDVCRGCKRFIHEVINWNSFNPEEKESVWKRLEKLKTLIMQSKISITNESLMEEKIEELQLKINSDLNNLSKAFEIVKLTSKSFDDLNEFGIKLVNKDVSLIDLKEEIEKELYDLSMAHFNRYFVEPIRKIK; encoded by the coding sequence ATGTCTGAAGATTCTTCTGTACGCACACGAACTCCTTGTGTAGGGATTTGCTCAACGACATATGGAGATGATGTTTGTAGAGGTTGTAAAAGGTTCATTCACGAAGTAATAAACTGGAATTCATTTAATCCTGAGGAAAAAGAATCTGTTTGGAAAAGATTAGAGAAATTAAAAACCTTAATTATGCAATCAAAAATTTCTATAACTAATGAATCATTAATGGAAGAAAAGATTGAAGAACTTCAACTTAAAATAAACTCTGATCTAAATAATTTATCCAAGGCTTTTGAAATTGTTAAGCTAACTAGTAAGAGTTTTGATGATTTAAATGAATTTGGAATCAAATTAGTCAACAAAGATGTAAGTTTAATAGATCTGAAAGAAGAAATTGAGAAAGAACTCTATGATTTATCTATGGCGCATTTTAATAGGTATTTTGTAGAGCCTATTCGTAAGATTAAATAA
- a CDS encoding phosphoribosylanthranilate isomerase encodes MSIFVKICGITNEKDAYSAIKYGADAIGLNQFVKSPRYVDESELLKIKRVLSKEITVVPVFVNPEDEEVYNFLQIFPNSTLQFHGSETRSFCEKFNKPYIKSINVSNISNHENFLRNYESAEQILLDSGTEQLSGGTGEKFDWNQIPTNFNNLIIAGGLNPNNILRLLDYFIPFGVDVCSGVESKKGVKDTTKMKNFIDFVKKYER; translated from the coding sequence ATGAGTATCTTTGTAAAAATATGTGGAATCACAAACGAAAAAGATGCCTATTCAGCAATTAAATATGGGGCCGATGCAATTGGTCTAAATCAATTTGTAAAAAGTCCGAGATACGTTGATGAATCAGAATTATTAAAAATCAAGAGGGTTCTGAGCAAAGAGATTACTGTTGTTCCAGTATTTGTTAATCCAGAAGACGAAGAAGTTTATAATTTTTTGCAAATCTTCCCAAACAGTACATTACAATTTCATGGGTCTGAAACTCGTTCATTTTGTGAAAAATTTAACAAACCTTACATAAAATCTATCAACGTAAGCAATATTTCAAATCATGAAAACTTCTTGAGAAACTATGAATCTGCAGAACAAATTTTATTAGACTCTGGTACCGAGCAATTATCTGGAGGAACAGGAGAAAAATTTGATTGGAATCAGATTCCAACAAATTTTAATAATTTAATTATTGCCGGTGGGCTTAATCCTAATAATATCCTTAGGCTATTAGATTATTTTATTCCTTTCGGAGTGGATGTATGTAGTGGAGTTGAATCAAAAAAAGGTGTAAAAGACACTACTAAGATGAAAAATTTTATAGATTTTGTAAAGAAATATGAAAGATAA
- the trpA gene encoding tryptophan synthase subunit alpha, which yields MSIIGSTFEALKNNNSRALVTYTVAGDPDLKESEKIIENIISSGADIIEIGVPFSDPMSEGPVIQLSHERSLKNKTSLEEILKLSKRLKKKFNKTPIVLMGYFNTFINSLEIAKGNHDINDDICRELKNHGVDGLIIVDLPFEESEEIFNKLTKFDIDLIRLISPTTNDLRINEILSNSSGFIYYVSLKGITGAEIDSFNALKERVESIKKFSKIPVVVGFGIKDRKTAKKMSVFSDGVVVGSAIVDIISNQQDLPFQDIFSQISKFVEGIKSSIQ from the coding sequence ATGAGCATCATAGGCTCAACTTTTGAAGCGTTAAAAAATAACAATTCGAGAGCATTAGTTACCTACACTGTTGCAGGCGACCCTGACCTGAAAGAATCTGAGAAAATTATTGAAAATATTATATCAAGCGGAGCTGACATAATTGAGATTGGAGTTCCATTTTCTGATCCAATGTCTGAAGGACCAGTGATTCAATTGTCTCATGAACGGTCTCTAAAAAACAAAACTTCTCTTGAAGAAATTCTAAAACTAAGCAAAAGACTCAAAAAAAAATTCAATAAAACCCCAATTGTGCTGATGGGATACTTCAATACATTTATAAATTCTCTAGAAATTGCGAAGGGAAATCATGACATTAATGATGATATTTGCAGAGAACTTAAAAACCATGGAGTTGACGGACTTATTATCGTGGATCTTCCTTTCGAAGAAAGTGAAGAAATTTTTAATAAATTAACTAAATTTGATATAGATCTAATAAGGTTAATTTCACCAACTACCAATGATTTAAGGATTAATGAAATTCTTTCTAACTCTTCTGGTTTTATATATTACGTATCTCTAAAAGGAATTACAGGCGCTGAAATTGACTCTTTTAACGCTTTGAAGGAGAGAGTCGAGAGCATCAAAAAGTTTTCAAAAATTCCAGTCGTCGTAGGATTTGGTATTAAAGATAGAAAAACAGCAAAAAAAATGTCCGTTTTCTCAGATGGAGTTGTCGTAGGAAGCGCAATTGTAGATATTATAAGTAATCAACAAGATTTACCTTTTCAGGATATTTTTAGTCAAATCTCAAAATTTGTTGAAGGCATAAAATCTTCGATACAATAA
- a CDS encoding CvpA family protein, with amino-acid sequence MSFFDILFLSLLGFFSLRGFFRGLMAEIYSFFIWIISICLAWSIRKTPLSYFQSIYDSSYLELISFVLIFLIFFILCRFLFKFLSLAFNPRFFIFNLMGFLVGFFKFYLFVIILYLIADEYIIEQAWWNSSSTSYYIIESSKIVGRIIGDIQMENFKDFEIEPNQLL; translated from the coding sequence ATGAGTTTCTTCGATATCTTATTCCTGAGTTTGTTAGGTTTTTTTAGCTTAAGAGGTTTTTTTAGAGGACTAATGGCGGAAATTTATTCTTTTTTTATATGGATAATTTCTATTTGCCTAGCATGGAGCATAAGAAAAACTCCTTTATCTTACTTTCAGTCAATTTACGATAGTTCATATTTAGAATTAATCTCATTTGTTTTAATTTTTCTTATTTTTTTTATTCTTTGTAGATTTCTATTTAAATTTCTTTCTCTTGCGTTTAACCCAAGATTTTTTATATTTAATTTAATGGGATTTTTAGTAGGTTTTTTTAAATTTTACCTTTTTGTAATAATTTTATATTTAATTGCCGATGAATATATAATTGAACAAGCTTGGTGGAATTCAAGTTCTACATCGTATTACATTATTGAATCATCAAAAATAGTTGGACGTATAATCGGAGATATCCAAATGGAAAACTTTAAAGATTTTGAAATTGAACCAAATCAGCTGTTGTAA
- the accD gene encoding acetyl-CoA carboxylase, carboxyltransferase subunit beta produces the protein MVKSWFNRILPSFARAHKKDDKKSPVPQGLWQSCPNCKEIIYGPDLESNLYVCMNCDHHIRIGARHRLTYLFDENKYSEISKNTEAKDWLSFKDSKKYKDRLSEAKNKIEEKEALICAHGKLNSQEVVVAVFEFRFMGGSMGSVVGQKFVDAVNRAIKLNCPFICFSTSGGARMQESLFSLFQMARTSAVLNKLKEAKLPYISVMTDPIYGGVSASLAMLGDINIAEPKAQVGFAGPRVIEDTVRVKLPEGFQRSEFLLEHGLIDMIVHRSEMKEKISNLLSKLKRT, from the coding sequence ATGGTTAAAAGTTGGTTTAATAGAATATTACCTTCATTCGCTCGAGCTCATAAGAAAGACGATAAAAAAAGTCCTGTGCCACAAGGTTTGTGGCAAAGCTGTCCAAATTGTAAAGAAATTATTTACGGCCCAGACCTTGAATCAAACTTATATGTTTGTATGAATTGTGATCACCACATAAGGATAGGTGCTAGACATAGATTGACGTATTTATTTGATGAAAATAAATATTCAGAAATATCTAAAAATACAGAGGCAAAAGACTGGCTTTCTTTTAAAGACTCTAAGAAATACAAGGATAGATTAAGCGAAGCAAAAAATAAAATTGAAGAAAAAGAAGCATTGATTTGTGCTCACGGGAAACTTAATTCTCAAGAAGTTGTAGTTGCTGTTTTCGAATTTAGATTTATGGGTGGATCTATGGGATCAGTTGTAGGTCAGAAATTTGTTGATGCAGTCAACAGGGCAATTAAGCTAAATTGTCCATTCATTTGTTTTTCAACTAGTGGCGGGGCTAGAATGCAAGAATCTCTCTTTTCTTTATTTCAAATGGCAAGAACGTCTGCAGTGCTTAATAAATTAAAAGAAGCTAAATTACCTTATATTTCCGTTATGACCGATCCAATTTATGGAGGTGTTTCAGCCAGCTTAGCTATGTTAGGCGATATAAATATTGCCGAACCAAAAGCACAGGTTGGCTTTGCAGGTCCTAGAGTAATAGAAGATACCGTAAGGGTGAAATTACCAGAAGGCTTTCAAAGAAGCGAATTTCTGCTGGAGCATGGACTTATAGATATGATTGTGCATCGATCAGAAATGAAAGAAAAAATTTCAAATCTCTTATCGAAATTAAAGAGAACATAA
- a CDS encoding Mur ligase family protein — MSDLEDYLNQIIRKKNIFREQSFKKLKQVLVNLKIKKPNKIISITGTNGKGSTAEILSRVLAKNKYEVGLFTSPHLVKFNERIRINNENIDDIALLNCLEEVDKLKESKELNFYQIIATAAFLFFSKKKLDVWILEVGLGGRLDPANYFDADISVITKVALDHENILGKGVENIGREKAGIFRTNQTVIFGEGFMPNSVLKIAEKLNVDLHKVDETNMDSAYFHKNSLGISKKIFELHFPEIDAKSELEKINEYAFLGRNHLVSKNLLLDVSHNSDSIENLKNFINKYYSEFTLNAIFTCDKDKQLPNILKPIINIIDDWYLPELNHPQIMKNIEIENFLVRKGKNVFCGYEISEINDIVDKTDKNTLFVAFGSFKLVGKFYEALNIKIENTT; from the coding sequence TTGTCAGATCTTGAAGATTACTTAAATCAAATAATCAGAAAAAAAAATATATTTAGGGAGCAGAGCTTTAAAAAATTGAAGCAAGTCCTTGTAAATCTAAAAATAAAAAAACCTAATAAAATTATTTCTATAACAGGAACCAACGGAAAAGGATCTACAGCAGAAATACTTTCTCGAGTTCTTGCAAAAAATAAATACGAAGTCGGCCTATTTACTTCTCCGCATCTGGTTAAATTTAATGAAAGAATAAGAATTAATAATGAAAACATCGATGACATAGCATTGCTGAATTGTTTAGAGGAGGTTGATAAATTAAAGGAATCAAAAGAATTAAATTTTTACCAAATCATTGCTACGGCGGCCTTTTTATTTTTTTCAAAAAAAAAATTAGATGTTTGGATCCTTGAGGTAGGGCTTGGAGGTAGATTAGATCCTGCAAATTATTTCGATGCAGATATTTCAGTAATTACTAAAGTTGCATTAGACCATGAAAATATTTTAGGTAAAGGGGTCGAAAATATAGGAAGAGAAAAAGCTGGTATTTTTAGAACTAATCAAACTGTTATATTTGGAGAAGGATTTATGCCTAACAGCGTTTTAAAAATAGCTGAAAAATTAAATGTGGATTTACATAAAGTAGATGAAACAAATATGGATTCAGCTTATTTTCACAAAAACTCTTTGGGTATATCAAAAAAAATCTTCGAACTTCACTTCCCAGAAATAGATGCAAAGAGTGAGCTAGAAAAAATAAACGAATACGCATTTTTAGGCAGGAATCATTTAGTTTCGAAAAATCTTCTCTTAGATGTTTCTCATAATTCAGACAGCATTGAAAACTTAAAAAATTTTATAAATAAGTATTACTCTGAATTTACGTTAAATGCGATTTTCACATGTGATAAAGATAAGCAACTACCTAATATACTAAAACCTATCATAAATATTATTGATGATTGGTACTTACCAGAACTTAATCATCCTCAAATTATGAAAAATATAGAAATTGAAAATTTTCTAGTCAGGAAAGGTAAAAATGTTTTCTGTGGATATGAGATTTCTGAAATAAATGACATAGTTGATAAAACCGATAAAAATACGTTATTTGTTGCTTTCGGTTCGTTTAAGCTAGTTGGAAAATTCTACGAGGCACTGAATATTAAAATAGAAAATACTACATGA
- the acnB gene encoding bifunctional aconitate hydratase 2/2-methylisocitrate dehydratase, which translates to MLENYKKSLKERAELGIPPLPLDAEQTSSLIELIKESKKENKELLDLLINRVPAGVDDAAYVKAAFLADLSQKKIECESISPKEATFYLGTMLGGYNVEPLIKLIDDEECGEIAVEALSKTLLIFDAFNDIAELSKNSKNALKILNSWSNAEWFLSKPEVPREIKASIFKVPGETNTDDLSPAPDAWSRPDIPLHALAMYKMPREGIKNPIETINKLKEKGFPVALVGDVVGTGSSRKSATNSVLWHMGEDIPFIPNKKTGGICIGGKIAPIFFNTMEDAGTIVFEADVEKMNTGDVINIHPYEGEILTEQGDVISKFEFKSETFLDEVRAGGRIPLIIGRSLTDKTREYLNLDPTDVFVRPGDNDSSSDGFTLAQKMVGKACGVEGIRPGTYCEPIMTTVGSQDTTGPMTRDELKELACLGFTSDLVMQSFCHTAAYPKPVDIETQHTLPEFIKTRGGIALKPGDGIIHSWLNRMLLPDTVGTGGDSHTRFPIGISFPAGSGLVAFGAALGVIPLDMPESVLVKFSGKMQPGITLRDLVNAIPYAAIQRGLLTVEKEGKKNIFSGRCLEIEGLPNLKIEQAFELSDASAERSASGCTVLLDEEPITEYLNSNIILLRWLISEGYGDARTLERRAKKMEQWLSNPVLLKPDVNAKYAEVIEIDLNEIKEPLLACPNDPDDVKSLSEIGEDKIDEVFIGSCMTNIGHFRAAGKLLEKVNSLPTRLWISPPTKMDKFQLEEEGFYKIFEDAGVRTEVPGCSLCMGNQARVEANSTVVSTSTRNFPNRLGDGANVYLASAELAAISAILGKLPTIEEYLSHMSEINTMSAEIFRYMNFDQIEAYRKAANSATLPSVTIETN; encoded by the coding sequence ATGCTTGAAAATTACAAAAAATCTCTGAAAGAAAGGGCTGAGCTCGGCATCCCTCCTTTGCCTCTAGATGCAGAACAAACTTCAAGTCTTATTGAATTAATAAAAGAATCAAAAAAAGAGAATAAAGAATTACTAGATCTTCTTATCAACAGAGTTCCTGCTGGCGTTGATGATGCAGCTTATGTGAAAGCAGCTTTCCTTGCTGACTTGTCACAAAAGAAAATTGAATGTGAATCAATCTCTCCTAAGGAGGCAACCTTCTATTTAGGTACTATGTTGGGTGGATACAATGTTGAGCCGCTCATAAAATTAATTGATGATGAAGAATGTGGTGAGATAGCAGTCGAAGCTCTTTCTAAAACACTTCTTATTTTTGATGCATTTAATGACATTGCAGAACTCTCAAAAAATTCTAAAAATGCATTAAAAATTTTAAACTCTTGGTCAAATGCTGAATGGTTTTTATCGAAACCAGAAGTTCCAAGAGAAATAAAAGCAAGTATTTTTAAAGTTCCTGGGGAAACTAACACTGATGATTTATCGCCAGCTCCAGATGCTTGGTCAAGGCCAGATATTCCTCTTCATGCTTTAGCCATGTACAAAATGCCAAGAGAAGGAATAAAAAATCCAATCGAAACGATAAATAAATTAAAAGAAAAAGGGTTTCCTGTTGCATTAGTTGGCGATGTTGTTGGAACTGGGTCCTCAAGAAAATCTGCAACAAACTCTGTTCTTTGGCATATGGGCGAAGATATACCTTTTATACCAAATAAAAAGACTGGAGGAATTTGCATCGGAGGAAAAATAGCACCGATTTTTTTTAATACTATGGAAGATGCCGGAACAATTGTTTTTGAAGCAGACGTGGAAAAGATGAATACGGGAGACGTTATAAATATTCATCCTTATGAAGGTGAAATATTGACAGAACAAGGAGACGTAATTTCAAAGTTTGAATTTAAATCAGAGACATTTTTAGATGAAGTTAGAGCTGGAGGAAGAATACCTCTAATTATAGGAAGAAGTCTGACTGATAAAACAAGAGAATATTTAAATTTAGATCCCACCGATGTTTTTGTTAGGCCAGGAGATAACGATAGCTCGTCGGATGGTTTCACATTGGCTCAAAAGATGGTTGGCAAAGCGTGTGGAGTTGAGGGAATTAGACCCGGTACTTATTGTGAGCCAATCATGACTACTGTAGGCTCCCAAGATACTACCGGACCAATGACACGGGATGAGTTAAAAGAGCTAGCTTGTTTAGGATTTACTTCTGATTTAGTTATGCAATCTTTTTGTCATACAGCGGCTTATCCAAAACCTGTAGATATAGAAACTCAACATACTCTTCCTGAATTCATTAAAACTCGAGGTGGCATAGCTCTTAAACCTGGTGATGGAATAATTCACTCGTGGCTTAACCGAATGTTATTGCCAGATACTGTTGGTACCGGAGGAGATTCTCATACTAGATTTCCTATCGGAATTAGTTTTCCTGCTGGATCAGGTCTAGTTGCCTTTGGTGCTGCTTTAGGAGTAATTCCTTTGGATATGCCAGAATCAGTTTTGGTGAAATTTTCAGGAAAGATGCAGCCTGGGATAACCTTAAGAGATTTAGTAAACGCGATACCTTATGCTGCAATTCAAAGAGGATTATTGACCGTAGAAAAGGAAGGTAAAAAAAATATATTTTCTGGACGATGTTTAGAAATTGAAGGACTTCCAAATCTAAAAATAGAGCAGGCTTTTGAACTATCCGACGCTTCTGCTGAACGATCTGCTTCAGGATGTACGGTGTTACTTGATGAAGAGCCTATTACTGAATATCTAAATTCAAACATAATCTTGCTTAGGTGGTTGATTTCGGAAGGATATGGAGATGCTAGAACCCTGGAAAGAAGAGCAAAAAAAATGGAGCAGTGGCTTTCAAATCCGGTGCTTTTGAAACCAGATGTTAACGCGAAGTATGCTGAGGTTATTGAAATCGATCTTAATGAGATTAAAGAGCCTTTGTTAGCATGTCCAAATGATCCAGATGATGTTAAAAGTTTATCTGAAATTGGAGAGGATAAAATAGATGAAGTTTTCATTGGATCTTGCATGACTAATATTGGTCACTTTAGAGCTGCAGGGAAATTACTTGAAAAAGTTAATTCCTTGCCGACTAGATTATGGATTTCTCCTCCAACTAAAATGGATAAATTTCAATTAGAGGAAGAAGGCTTCTATAAGATTTTTGAAGACGCTGGTGTAAGAACAGAAGTTCCCGGATGTTCCCTTTGTATGGGAAACCAAGCGAGAGTGGAAGCTAATTCAACGGTAGTTTCTACTTCGACAAGGAATTTTCCAAACAGATTAGGAGATGGAGCAAATGTTTATTTAGCTTCTGCTGAGCTTGCGGCGATCTCTGCAATTCTTGGAAAACTACCAACCATTGAAGAATACCTTTCACACATGAGTGAGATAAACACCATGTCAGCTGAAATATTTCGTTACATGAATTTTGATCAAATAGAAGCTTATAGAAAAGCTGCTAACTCGGCTACCCTTCCGTCGGTCACCATTGAAACTAACTAG